The Deferribacterota bacterium genomic sequence GTGGACCCACTTCCATCGGCTTGTCATCATAACGTGGTGATTTAACCCAAGAATATTTATTTTCTACATTTAAGTAATCATATGGAGGTTGCGGGCCTGTATAATTCCATTTTGTTTCTCCATTAAGTGGATGTTTTGATTTATTATCACCATCACTATATTTATACCATGAATGAGTAACATACTCTGTTATTTTTTTCTCATCAACATCATACACATTCGATAAATCTCCATTTATTATAATACCAGCAGGCAAATACAGACTTTCTGGATATACCCATCCTTCAGCATAATCTCCATAAGAAAGATAATTTTTATGTCCTGCACCAATTTTAGACCAGTCTAAATAAAAAGGGGCTATGACTAATAAATCAGGGATATAAACTTTTTCTGTGAATTCTTTTGCTTGATTAATATATTTTCTAATCAGTGAAATCTTGCCTGAATTTAAAGCATTTTGGCTATTTGGATCAATAGGGATAGACATACCTCCTACTAAAAAGGTCTGAGGATGTGGATTTTTAGAACCCAAAATAGCGTGGATTTTGATCATTTCTTTCTGTAAATAAAGAGCTTCTAGGTAGTGTGCAACTGCCATCAAGTTTGCCTCAGGGGGTAATTTCATTGCAGAATGTCCCCAATATCCGCTTTTAAAAGGACCAAGTCTGCCAGATTTTGCAAAAGACGCTATTTTGTCTTGTACTGACTTAAAATATGCTTCACTTGAAAACTTCCAATCTGATATTGACTGTTGTAGTTTTGAAGTCTTCTTGGGATCAGCTTTCAATGCAGAAATGATATCAACCCAATCTAAAGCATGGAGATGATAAAAATGTATTATATGATCCTGTATTGCCTGTGAACCCATGATTATATTTCTTATCATTTCTGCATTAAAAGGTACTTGTATATTTAATGCATTTTCTACAGCTCTAATTGATGCAATTGAGTGAACGGTTGTACATACCCCACAAAAACGCTGGGTAAAATACCATGCATCACGGGGGTCTCTTCCTTCTAATATTTTTTCTATTCCTCTAAACATTGTTGAGCTCGAATAGGCATCAATAATCCGTTTATTCTCGACAACTACTTCTATCCTTAGATGTCCTTCAATTCTTGTTACTGGATCAACTACTATTCTTTGAGCCATTATATTACCCCCTAATCATCAATTTTTTCTTCATATTCTTTAGTTTTTTTCTTTACAAAATCTCTATGTCTTATAGCGCTAACTATTCCATGTATACCAAAAACAGCAGCTGAAATCCCCACAACAGCTGCACCTATTTTTGTTGCACTGGCTTCAACTCCAAAACCAGGAACATTTGGAAGTCTTTTATAAATAGGTGTCATTGTATCCCAAAATGCAGGCTCAGAGCAACCTACACAACCATGCCCTGCCATAACAGGCCATGAAAGACCATCGTTATATCTGACTGTTGGACAATTGTGAAAGGTCTCTGGCCCTTTACAACCCATTTTATACAGACACCATCCAGATCTATGGCCACTGTCGCCCCATTTTTCAACAAATTGACCAGCATCAAAATGGGCTCTTCTTTCACAGTTGTCATGTATCCTTTTACCATATGCAAATCTTGGTCTTTTAAAATTATCAAGTGCAGGTATAGCATTAAAAATAAGGTAGTGTACTATTGTTGCGGTT encodes the following:
- a CDS encoding nickel-dependent hydrogenase large subunit, producing the protein MAQRIVVDPVTRIEGHLRIEVVVENKRIIDAYSSSTMFRGIEKILEGRDPRDAWYFTQRFCGVCTTVHSIASIRAVENALNIQVPFNAEMIRNIIMGSQAIQDHIIHFYHLHALDWVDIISALKADPKKTSKLQQSISDWKFSSEAYFKSVQDKIASFAKSGRLGPFKSGYWGHSAMKLPPEANLMAVAHYLEALYLQKEMIKIHAILGSKNPHPQTFLVGGMSIPIDPNSQNALNSGKISLIRKYINQAKEFTEKVYIPDLLVIAPFYLDWSKIGAGHKNYLSYGDYAEGWVYPESLYLPAGIIINGDLSNVYDVDEKKITEYVTHSWYKYSDGDNKSKHPLNGETKWNYTGPQPPYDYLNVENKYSWVKSPRYDDKPMEVGPLARMLVAYAKGHKDVKNIVDFVLGKINTTPDSLFSTLGRTAARGIETQVIVNRLGKWLDMLTNNIKQGDYEIHNSSRWDPSSWPKSAEGYGLHEAPRGSLGHWIVIEDKEIKNYQAVVPTTWNAGPRDAHGIRGPYEESLVGTPVADETKPLEILRTIHSFDPCLACAVHVVNKKGNILSTAKIL